In one Candidatus Glassbacteria bacterium genomic region, the following are encoded:
- a CDS encoding GDP-mannose 4,6-dehydratase has protein sequence MKRKALITGITGQDGSYLAEFLLEKGYEVHGIVRRVALEDPEHRMHRISHILDDIVLHSASLESYPSLLSAVAEISPDECYHLAAQSFVSYSFEDAFSTFNTNINGTHFMLEAVREKAPACRFYFAGSSEMFGKVREVPQTEKTQFYPRSPYGITKVVGFDLTRNYRDAYNIHGSTGILFNHESPRRGYEFVTRKITRHVARIKLGLATEVRLGNLDAKRDWGHARDYVRAMWLMLQREKPGDFVIATGQTRSVREFVQMAFVRAGLDWEKYVRIDEKFYRPAEVELLVGDSSRARRELGWSCDVTLEELVNEMVDNDLALLEKQVSSGG, from the coding sequence ATGAAACGCAAAGCGTTGATCACCGGGATCACCGGTCAGGACGGCAGTTACCTGGCGGAGTTCCTGCTGGAGAAGGGCTACGAAGTTCACGGCATTGTCAGGCGGGTGGCCCTGGAAGACCCCGAGCACCGCATGCACCGGATCAGCCATATCCTGGACGATATCGTCCTGCATTCCGCCTCGCTGGAAAGTTACCCCAGCCTCCTTAGCGCGGTTGCGGAGATCAGTCCGGACGAGTGCTACCATCTGGCCGCCCAGAGCTTTGTCAGCTACTCGTTCGAGGATGCATTCAGCACGTTCAATACCAATATCAACGGTACCCATTTCATGCTCGAGGCGGTCCGCGAAAAAGCGCCCGCTTGCCGGTTCTATTTCGCCGGCAGCAGCGAGATGTTCGGCAAGGTGCGCGAAGTGCCGCAGACCGAAAAAACCCAGTTCTATCCGCGTTCGCCCTACGGGATCACCAAGGTGGTCGGTTTCGACCTGACCCGCAACTACCGCGACGCCTACAACATTCACGGTTCCACCGGCATCCTGTTCAACCACGAATCCCCCCGGCGCGGCTACGAGTTTGTCACCCGCAAGATCACGCGCCACGTGGCCCGGATCAAGCTGGGGCTGGCTACGGAGGTCCGTCTGGGCAACCTTGACGCCAAGCGTGACTGGGGCCATGCCCGCGATTACGTACGCGCCATGTGGCTGATGCTTCAGCGCGAGAAGCCGGGGGATTTCGTGATCGCAACCGGCCAGACCCGGTCCGTGCGCGAGTTCGTCCAGATGGCGTTCGTGCGAGCCGGACTCGACTGGGAGAAATACGTCAGGATCGACGAGAAATTTTACCGTCCGGCGGAAGTGGAACTGCTGGTGGGCGACTCATCAAGAGCCAGGCGGGAGCTGGGCTGGAGCTGCGATGTGACCCTGGAAGAGCTGGTCAACGAGATGGTGGACAACGATCTGGCCCTGTTGGAGAAACAGGTCAGCAGCGGCGGTTGA
- a CDS encoding YfhO family protein has product MAAKKKNRSGANKPPLKQPDFSLPAGLDSGNRLFWALCGFLLLALVVYFREFIFHSNAILLGSDMITQGLQTRKIGVDAVMAGGSYPLWNPLSFCGLPYAGGLTGPMFYPLSLLYFIMPLFRAIGWTFLLMMLFGGLFCYLWIRELNLSKAAASLCAVAFTFTGWVASGLHGGHDGRIFVILLTPLVFFFLERGFNRRKLIWFLLMGLVVALQILTPQLQMMYFSCLAVTAYAIYRLVAVWREDKSIRPFIRLGLMYTAGFVLAVSLAAVQFFPTAVNRQLAHRQEGLGLGYEGYAHATSFSMHPLETAGLVVPGFTGEPAAYWSAESFKLHSEYMGLLPLMFAVVALARRRHRKVWFFSGLAAAALLWNYGGYTPFFRLPYHLLPVVKSFRGPNMMFFVFAFSLITLAGYGIDYVLGAEGRDDQAKAESSGSGFKVLLYCLGALGIVLVVIGGGKDALPNMLSGMLPEKIGQARLAVLRSYYPQIIRSALISAVVGGAIVGLVWMWRSRVIPLVALVVLLAVLTWADLMRMDRHWLNTGDVNSVYSRNKIVDHLQAQDLTKHRVYFYPSPVIREGYSDYWDNSLLFFKIPTVNASMPLRLKWFEKLSGTHTQRNLARDPRLWKSLQEQLGNPQITLPNTIHHRFWDLMAADHIMFRNSRLTPFFEREYPFLEKVLEDGRTARILYRNPGAWERYRLFGAFEVIEDDDAVLNRINDPAFDPGVTLILNEPPDFDASSLAGVDAGQGTVEPVYHGYDRISLKVNCQKPCLLYFAESYHPFWQATVDGRPARVYRANLAMRAVYVPAGGHEVEMSYRSRPFCWGGRVSILSLLVLAGAVGWCAYRNDW; this is encoded by the coding sequence ATGGCCGCTAAGAAAAAAAACAGGTCCGGAGCCAACAAGCCGCCGCTAAAACAGCCGGATTTCAGCCTGCCGGCGGGGCTCGACTCCGGCAACCGCCTGTTCTGGGCGCTCTGTGGGTTCCTGCTGCTGGCGCTGGTCGTCTATTTTCGCGAGTTCATTTTCCACTCAAATGCAATCCTGCTGGGCTCGGATATGATCACCCAGGGGTTGCAGACACGCAAGATCGGTGTCGATGCGGTCATGGCCGGCGGGAGCTATCCGCTGTGGAACCCGCTGAGTTTCTGCGGACTTCCCTACGCGGGCGGCTTGACCGGTCCGATGTTTTACCCCTTGAGCCTGCTGTATTTCATCATGCCGCTGTTCCGCGCTATCGGCTGGACATTCCTGCTGATGATGCTCTTCGGCGGCCTGTTCTGCTACCTCTGGATCAGGGAGCTGAACCTCTCCAAAGCAGCGGCCTCGTTATGCGCGGTGGCGTTCACGTTCACCGGCTGGGTGGCCAGCGGCCTTCACGGCGGCCACGATGGCCGGATATTCGTGATCCTGCTGACTCCGCTGGTGTTTTTCTTCCTCGAACGCGGGTTCAACCGCCGCAAGCTGATCTGGTTCCTGCTGATGGGTCTGGTCGTGGCGCTGCAGATTCTCACCCCCCAGTTGCAGATGATGTATTTCAGTTGCCTGGCCGTGACCGCATATGCCATCTACCGCCTGGTAGCAGTCTGGCGCGAGGATAAGTCAATCAGGCCGTTTATTAGACTGGGTCTGATGTACACCGCCGGATTCGTGCTGGCTGTCTCGCTGGCCGCGGTGCAGTTTTTCCCCACAGCGGTTAACCGGCAGCTCGCCCACCGTCAGGAGGGCCTGGGCCTGGGCTATGAGGGCTACGCGCACGCCACCAGTTTCAGCATGCACCCGCTCGAGACTGCCGGGCTGGTGGTGCCGGGATTCACCGGGGAGCCCGCCGCTTACTGGAGCGCCGAAAGTTTCAAGCTCCACTCTGAATACATGGGCCTGCTGCCGCTGATGTTCGCGGTGGTGGCGCTGGCGAGGCGGCGCCACCGCAAGGTCTGGTTTTTCAGCGGACTCGCCGCGGCGGCCCTGCTCTGGAATTACGGCGGCTACACCCCGTTCTTCCGCCTGCCCTACCACCTGCTGCCGGTGGTGAAAAGCTTCCGCGGCCCCAATATGATGTTTTTCGTGTTCGCGTTCAGCCTGATTACCCTGGCCGGCTACGGTATCGATTATGTCCTGGGCGCAGAGGGCCGGGATGACCAGGCAAAGGCGGAATCGTCCGGGAGCGGTTTCAAGGTGCTGCTCTATTGCCTGGGAGCGCTGGGGATCGTGCTGGTGGTGATCGGCGGGGGCAAGGACGCCCTGCCCAACATGCTCTCCGGGATGCTGCCGGAGAAAATTGGCCAGGCGCGCCTGGCCGTGCTCAGGAGCTACTACCCGCAGATTATCCGCTCCGCCCTGATCAGCGCAGTGGTGGGCGGCGCGATAGTCGGGCTGGTCTGGATGTGGAGATCGCGGGTGATCCCGCTTGTCGCGCTGGTGGTGCTGCTGGCCGTGCTCACCTGGGCGGACCTGATGCGCATGGACCGTCACTGGCTCAACACCGGCGATGTGAACAGTGTGTACTCCCGCAACAAGATAGTGGATCACCTTCAAGCACAGGATTTGACAAAGCACAGGGTCTATTTTTACCCTTCGCCGGTTATCCGGGAGGGTTACAGCGATTACTGGGACAACAGCCTGCTCTTTTTCAAGATACCGACGGTCAACGCCAGTATGCCGCTGCGGCTGAAATGGTTCGAGAAGCTGTCCGGCACCCATACCCAGCGCAACCTGGCCCGCGATCCCCGTCTCTGGAAATCGCTGCAGGAACAGCTTGGCAACCCGCAGATTACTTTGCCGAACACGATCCACCACCGCTTCTGGGACCTGATGGCCGCCGACCATATCATGTTTCGCAACAGCCGGCTCACTCCGTTTTTCGAGCGGGAATACCCGTTCCTGGAAAAAGTGCTCGAGGACGGGCGCACGGCCAGGATACTCTACCGTAATCCGGGCGCCTGGGAGCGCTACCGTCTGTTCGGCGCTTTTGAAGTTATCGAGGACGACGACGCGGTACTGAACAGGATCAACGATCCGGCGTTCGATCCCGGCGTGACCCTGATCCTCAACGAGCCGCCGGATTTCGACGCCTCGTCGCTGGCCGGAGTGGACGCAGGGCAGGGAACGGTTGAGCCGGTCTATCATGGCTATGACAGAATCAGTCTTAAGGTGAACTGTCAGAAGCCATGCCTGCTCTATTTCGCCGAAAGCTACCATCCCTTCTGGCAGGCGACTGTGGACGGCCGGCCGGCCAGGGTTTACCGCGCCAACCTGGCGATGAGGGCGGTGTACGTTCCGGCCGGCGGGCATGAAGTAGAGATGAGCTACCGCTCGCGGCCGTTCTGCTGGGGCGGCAGGGTCAGCATCCTGTCCCTGCTGGTGCTGGCCGGGGCTGTCGGCTGGTGCGCGTACCGGAATGACTGGTAG